In Oryza sativa Japonica Group chromosome 11, ASM3414082v1, the following are encoded in one genomic region:
- the LOC4350319 gene encoding probable beta-D-xylosidase 7: MAVSTSRRGGGVLAAVVTAVAALAMLGGVAWGGNPGFTCGPASAQKGFAFCNAALPAEQRAADLVARLTTAEKVGQLGDQAPGVPRLGIPVYKWWSEALHGLAISGKGIHFGNGPARTATSFPQVIHTAAAFDDGLWFRIGQAIGKEGRAFYNLGQAEGLAMWSPNVNIFRDPRWGRGQETPGEDPATASKYGAAFVKGLQGSSLTNLQTSACCKHITAYDIEEWKGVSRYNFNAKVTPQDLADTYNPPFRSCVVDGKASCIMCAYTLINGVPACASSDLLTKTVRGEWKLDGYTASDCDAVAILHKSEHFTRTAEEAVAVALKAGLDINCGVYMQQNAASALQQGKMTEKDVDKALKNLFAIRMRLGHFDGDPRGNKLYGRLSAADVCTPVHKALALEAARRGVVLLKNDARLLPLRAPTVASAAVIGHNANDILALLGNYYGLPCETTTPFGGIQKYVKSAKFLPGCSSAACDVAATDQATALAKSSDYVFLVMGLSQKQEQEGLDRTSLLLPGKQQALITAVATASKRPVILILLTGGPVDITFAQTNPKIGAILWAGYPGQAGGQAIADVLFGEFNPSGKLPVTWYPEEFTKFTMTDMRMRPDPATGYPGRSYRFYKGKTVYKFGYGLSYSKFACRIVSGAGNSSSYGKAALAGLRAATTPEGDAVYRVDEIGDDRCERLRFPVMVEVQNHGPMDGKHTVLMFVRWSSTDGGRPVRQLIGFRNQHLKVGEKKKLKMEISPCEHLSRARVDGEKVIDRGSHFLMVEEDELEIRFQD, translated from the exons ATGGCGGTCTCCACCTccaggcgcggcggcggcgtgcttgcggcggtggtgacggcggtggcggcgctggcgaTGCTGGGCGGGGTGGCGTGGGGCGGCAACCCGGGGTTCACGTGCGGGCCGGCGTCGGCGCAGAAGGGGTTCGCGTTCTGCAACGCGGCGCTGCCGGCggagcagcgggcggcggacCTGGTGGCGAGGCTGACGACGGCGGAGAAGGTGGGGCAGCTCGGGGACCAGGCGCCCGGGGTGCCGAGGCTGGGGATCCCGGTGTACAAGTGGTGGTCGGAGGCGCTGCACGGGCTGGCCATCTCCGGGAAGGGCATCCACTTCGGCAACGGCCCCGCGCGCACCGCCACCAGCTTCCCGCAGGTCatccacaccgccgccgccttcgacgacGGCCTCTGGTTCCGCATCGGCCAG GCGATCGGCAAAGAGGGTCGGGCGTTCTACAACCTGGGGCAAGCAGAGGGTCTGGCCATGTGGTCCCCCAACGTGAACATCTTTAGGGACCCACGGTGGGGCCGTGGCCAGGAGACCCCCGGCGAGGACCCCGCCACGGCGAGCAAGTACGGCGCCGCCTTCGTCAAGGGCCTGCAGGGGAGCTCGTTGACAAACCTCCAGACCTCCGCGTGCTGCAAGCACATCACCGCCTACGACATCGAGGAGTGGAAGGGCGTCTCACGCTACAACTTCAATGCAAAG GTGACACCGCAAGATCTAGCGGACACGTACAACCCGCCGTTTAGGAGCTGTGTGGTGGATGGGAAGGCGAGCTGCATCATGTGTGCCTACACCCTCATCAATGGCGTCCCGGCGTGTGCTAGTTCTGACCTCCTCACCAAGACCGTCAGGGGAGAATGGAAGTTAGATGG TTACACGGCGTCGGACTGCGACGCGGTCGCCATCCTTCACAAATCGGAACACTTCACGAGGACGGCGGAGGAAGCCGTGGCCGTCGCCCTCAAGGCCG GGTTGGACATAAACTGCGGCGTGTACATGCAGCAGAACGCGGCGTCGGCGCTGCAGCAGGGGAAGATGACGGAGAAGGACGTGGACAAGGCCCTCAAGAACCTCTTCGCCATCCGGATGCGGCTGGGCCACTTCGACGGCGACCCAAGGGGCAACAAGCTGTACGGCCGCCTCAGCGCCGCCGACGTCTGCACGCCGGTGCACAAGGCCCTCGCCCTCGAGGCCGCCAGGCGCGGCGTCGTCCTGCTCAAGAACGacgcccgcctcctcccgctccgCGCCCCCACCGTCGCCTCCGCTGCCGTCATCGGCCACAACGCCAACGACATCCTCGCCCTCCTCGGCAACTACTACGGCCTCCCCTGCGAGACCACCACGCCGTTCGGAGGCATCCAGAAGTACGTCAAGAGCGCCAAGTTCCTCCCCGGCTGCAGCTCCGCCGCCTgcgacgtcgccgccaccgaccaGGCCACCGCGCTGGCCAAGTCCTCCGACTACGTCTTCCTCGTCATGGGGCTCAGCCAGAAGCAGGAGCAGGAAGGCCTCGACAGGACGAGCCTGCTGCTCCCCGGCAAGCAGCAGGCCCTCatcaccgccgtcgccaccgcgtcGAAGCGCCCGgtcatcctcatcctcctcaCCGGCGGCCCGGTGGACATCACGTTCGCGCAGACCAACCCCAAGATCGGCGCCATCCTGTGGGCGGGGTACCCCGGCCAGGCCGGCGGTCAGGCCATCGCCGACGTGCTCTTCGGCGAGTTCAACCCCAGCGGCAAGCTGCCGGTGACATGGTACCCGGAGGAGTTCACCAAGTTCACCATGACCGACATGCGGATGCGCCCCGACCCGGCCACCGGCTACCCCGGCCGGAGCTACCGATTCTACAAGGGCAAGACCGTCTACAAGTTCGGGTACGGCCTCAGCTACTCCAAGTTCGCTTGCCGCatcgtctccggcgccggcaacTCGTCATCCTACGGCAAGGCGGCGCTCGCTGGCCTTAGGGCAGCAACCACACCAGAAGGCGACGCCGTCTACCGCGTCGACGAGATCGGCGACGACCGGTGCGAGCGGCTCAGGTTCCCGGTCATGGTGGAGGTGCAGAACCATGGCCCCATGGATGGCAAGCACACCGTGCTGATGTTCGTCCGGTGGTCGAGCACGGATGGCGGCCGGCCGGTGAGGCAGCTGATCGGGTTCAGGAACCAGCATCTCAAGGTAGGGGAGAAGAAGAAGTTGAAGATGGAGATCAGCCCATGCGAGCACCTGAGCAGGGCGAGGGTGGACGGCGAGAAGGTGATCGACAGAGGATCGCATTTCCTCATGGTTGAGGAGGATGAGTTGGAGATTAGGTTCCAGGATTGA